In the Ctenopharyngodon idella isolate HZGC_01 chromosome 21, HZGC01, whole genome shotgun sequence genome, ACACGCTGAAGGCGAAGCGCTTCACTTTACGATTGAGAAGACCTGAACTGTGTCTGTCTCTCCCTGTTCAGGATCTGCAGGTTTACTGCGATTTCTCTGACGTCATCGACATCAGTATAAAGCAGGGGACTAAAGACGGATCGGTCGAGAACCGAATCGTCTCAATAAACAGACAGGACAGTCAGACGCTGGTAAGGTACACTCACACAGCATTATGGTCCGTCCTCACATCAGCCGGTGTCTGGAGCGTCTGTCTGTGTCTCTCCACAGGAGCTGGAGTTTCATTCTCTGAGCGAGGCGCTGTCCTTCGTGTCTTTGATCGACGGCTACTACAGACTCACTACAGACACGCATCATTACCTGTGTAAGGAGGTGGCGCCCCCTAGACTGCTGGAGGCCATTCAGATCAACTGCCACGGGCCCGTGTCGTGAGTTCAgattcacacactcacacacatgtatatagggccctattattttaaaaactgaatttgggaaaaaataaaacattttatggccatatatgtatatatatacacacatgtaGCCTTTGGAAATGAGTTGTTTTCTTCACTTAGGACGGAGTTTGCCATTAGCCGCTTGCGACGATGTGAAAACCAGCGGGGCGTTTATATCCTGAGGTGCAGCCCTAAAGATTACGACAGGTACTTCCTGTCCTTTGTCGTGGAGGTGAGTGTTTGTTTATGTGGATCCTATCATGGTTTAAGGCTTGAGTCTGGATAAATCCAGAGCAGTTTATCTACACACTAAACAGTCTGTGTCTCATTgctcttctgtgtgtgtgtttgcagtacGAGGGTCAGCTGGAGTTCAAACACTGTCTGGTCGTTCGCTCTCATTCTGGCGAGTTTGTGCTGAACGGAGCCAAATGCAGTTTTGCCAGTCTGAGTGAATTACTGCAGCGCTACCAGAAGGAGGCGCTGCGCTCTGACAGACACGTGTTCCAGCTGAGCCGCTGCTGTCCGCCGCGAAGCAAAGGTGAGAGACGCCGCGCCGCAGACGCCTGACTGTAGTCTGAGCTTGAAGTGACGACTGTGTTTGTGTCCAACTCTAGATAAATCCAATCTGCTGGTGTGCAGGAACCAGACCTCTGACGCGCATCTCTCACCTTCTGAGTTCAAACACGTCAACCAGATGATCTTCCACAAGATCCATAAGGAAGATCTGGAGACTGTGagtctgaacacacacacacacacacacacacacacacacactcgggTTGATGATCATAACAAAAATCAGAATCACAATTAAAGCACGTTTCACTGTAGACTGCATTTTATGAAAGTAAAGGAATGGAATAGAATGCGGCACAATACTAGTTTAATCTCGATTATTGTGTCTTCATAATCATTGGAATCAAAAATGGAAATCTGATTAATTGCACATCCCTAATGCACACATTGCAATCAAACGTCTGGTATCACTGACTTTCTCTTTCTCAGTAAGCACGCAGATCACTTTGTGTTCTCATCGTACCTTTCTCTGTTTCTCAGctaacattctcagaacgttcttccagtaatgttaatagaacatttgtttaaagttatctggtctttaataatgttctcaaaatgttagcacaaaagcattatttatacatcaatCATGGAAcgtttttctgaaatgttttacacCGGATCTACACCAGACGCGTGCGGCGTGTCAAAAGACAATTAAACCCATtctaatcagtgatattgtctacactgaatGCGGCGCGATGCAtaattcccgacagtaaacgaCTATTTCTAAGACTAAGGActatttctgacgtagtccaagtgctttgcaacggtcggtttgtcgcgttcagtgtagaTACAGTAGCTTTTAGACACGACGCAACGACAGTCacatctggtgtagacacggtgttagtTGGAagttcatctaacattttttaaatgttactacttgttatagagaacattcagaaataacgtttttcataacttaatgggaatgttagcaaaacgttctcagaacatatttttgttaggtGGGATTCAGTGTGATGACGTTACTGTATTTTCTTGACTTTCATACGTTCAGAGAGAGAGTTTGGGTCAGGGAATGTTCACGCAGGTCTTCCGCGGCGTCCGGCGAGAGCTCGGTGATTATGGCGAGATCCACAAGATGGACGTAGTGCTGAAGGTTCTGGATAAGAGCCACCGCAACTACACAGAGGTATTGTGGGAAAAACCGAAGGGTCTTTGTCCCTGTTTTGATGAGTTTGATCCGTATGGGACGTGACTGTTTTCCCTCTCTGTGGCAGTCGTTCTTTGAGTCGGCGAGCATGATGAGCCAGCTATCCCACAAACACTTGCTGCTGAACTacggcgtgtgtgtgtgtgcagaagaGCGTGagtatctcacacacacaaacacacacacagttgtttTATGAGGTCTgtaagcgtgtgtgtgtgtcttccaGACATCATGGTGCAGGAATATGTGCGCTTCGGCTCTCTGGACACTTACCTGAAGCGCAACCGCAACACCATCAACATCACCTGGAAGCTGGAGGTGGTGAAGCAGCTGGCCTGGGCGCTGCACCACCTGGTAAGAGTCGGAATCACtgcaaccctaaccctaaccaacCAGACATCAACATGTGCTTCTGATCCGTAGGAGGAGAAGAACCTGATCCATGGAAACGTCTGCGCCAGGAACGTTCTGGTGACCCGAGAGGAAGACCGAAAGACGGGAACGCCTCCGTTCATTAAACTCAGCGACCCGGGGATCAGCATCACCGTCCAGCCCAGAGAATGTGAGTAAAGTTTGTGTTAGTTAGGCTCAATCCCATTTCTACCCCTTTCCCCACCACTTCGTTTTGCGCGTTCACGTGAAGGGGTAGGGGTGTCTCGATTCTCTTTTGGCTGGAGTGGTAGGGGTAAGGGGAAGGGCCAGATAGCCCTTCAAACGAAGATTTTTCGGGACCACACTTCGAACGAAGCGGTATGAGACATTTCCCTGCATACACAGACTACCGTGCTGCTAGAATGCGTGCAGTGATCATGGTAGTGATATTTCCACTCAGGATCGATCACTTATGTGTTACCTGGCTGCCAGTTTCTCCATAGCTTGCTAAACACGCTATTTGAATGATGTGAACACAAATGAGTAATACAGTTAAAAGAAATATCCTGTCATCCTTCATAGCGCCGTCGCTATTTACATCTCGTATCGTATGTAAACTCTTGCATTACCAAGGCAACAACTGACTCATTTGTATTACTTTGCAAAGAGCAGCACCACAGTAAAAACGAAACCATATCCGTACTGGCCGGCtcggcacggaatggaacgGTTAAACAAACAGCTTGGCCCGATGGAAAAAAGGCTTCACCAGTCTTGGGAAACTCGAAGGCTCATACGTTTTCGAACTGAAACCGAGCGCCGTCCAAAATACATCTATAAACACGTGACGTTTGTTCATTTAACTCACACCTGACAATGTTCTGTCCGCAGTTCTGCTGGACCGTATCCCGTGGGTTCCTCCAGAGTGTGTGAAGGACGGCAAGGACTTGAGTTTGGCAGCGGATAAGTGGAGTTTCGGCACCACACTGTGGGAGATCTACTGCGGCGGAGAACATCCGCTCGCCGCCTACGACGCCTGCAAGGTGAAGCAGACAGCCGAAGCGTCTCTGTGTGCCGCGTGTTGTTGACTGGAGTTAATGCTCTTGTGTGTCctgcagaagctgctgttttaTGAGGACAAGCACCAGCTTCCAGCTCCTAAATGGACTGAACTGGCCAGTGTGATCAACAGCTGCATGGACTACGAGCCGCTGCACCGACCCTCGTTCAGAGCTGTCATCCGAGACCTCAACAGCCTCTTCACCCCAGGTGAGCGCTAGTCACATGCGCCACAGCATGAGACGCTAGTGCAGTCCATCATACCTCTGTCTTCTGTGTTCCTCAGACTATGAGCTGTTGGTGGAGAGCGAGACGCTTCCCAGCAGGAATCGGCCTTTAGGTTTCGCTGGAGCCTTTGAGAATCAGGATCCCACTCAGTTTGAGGCCAGACACCTGATCTTCCTCCAGCTGCTGGGGAAGGTGagccatcatcatcatcatcatcatcactcaCCTTTACTGTTTCAGCCCCCGTTACTCCCGCCTGTCTGTCCGTCTGCAGGGGAACTTTGGCAGCGTGGAGAAGTGCCGCTACGACCCGCTGCAGGACAACACGGGCGAGGTCGTCGCCGTCAAGAAGCTGCAGCACAGCACGGCTGAGCACCTGCGTGACTTCGAGCGAGAAATCGAGATCCTGCGATCACTGCAGCACGAGAACATCGTCAGATACAAGGGAGTGTGTTACAGCGCAGGTGAGTGCCTGGACTAGAGCATGCTGGTCCTGAAGCGGCGACGCACGTCTCTCTCTTGATtccctctctgtctgtctgtctgcaggtCGTAAGAACTTGCGGCTGGTCATGGAGTATCTGCCGTTTGGTAGTTTGAGAGATTATCTTTTGAAAAACAAAGAGCGTTTCAACCACATGAAGCTCCTGCTGTACGCGTCTCAGATCTGCAAGGTAAGgtttcacacactcacacacacacacacacacacgttaaaGATTTATTAAGAACATCTGTGAGCGTGACGTGTGTCCGTCCGTGTGTTTGTTTAGGGGATGGACTACCTCGCATCGAAGCGCTACGTCCATCGAGACCTGGCTACGCGAAACATTCTGGTGGAGAGTGAGTTTCACGTCAAGATCGGAGACTTTGGCCTGACTAAAGTCCTTCCTCAGGATAAGGAGTATTACACGGTCCGTGAGCCAGGCGAAAGCCCCATATTCTGGTGAGCAGATTCACAAAAGATTCATTCGTCATCAGATGTTGATTTCTGAATTTGATTCAGCATTATTGGTGTCTTTTGTGTTGATGATGTGTCTGATGATGATGTGTTTGATGAAGGTATGCCCCGGAGTCTTTGACCGAGAGCAAGTTCAGCGTGGCGTCAGACGTCTGGAGTTTTGGAGTCGTTCTCTATGAACTCTTTACATACAGTGACAAAAGCTGCAGCCCTCCAGCTGTAAGTGACGAGGATCTTCAGTCTTGATGCTTATTTGTTTGTGATCATCTCATAAGCCGCGTTTCCATTGCAGGAATTTTCCCCAGGAGCTAGGGACTTTAGGGTGGTACTCAGTGTGTTTCGACCACAGATActagggtctaaatgaagttctgtgtaaaaaaattccccctcagaaagtccctgctcacaaggtagtactttttcaaagttcaggaactttcgggggtgggaattgggcactgaacatgctgattggtggAGTTCAcgtagcattttatttcaaccaccattttttaaagcttgttgcggtgcgtgcagtaagagttgtttgctattcgaaccaacaatggagtttaaaaaatatgaccgATGGACTgacgacgaggttcaggctttattaagcttatatgcagaGAACAAAATCTAGCGGGAACTGTAAAGTCGCGCGCAATTCACCATCACCGGACTTAaacttcacggtactttagattgcgatggaaacgcagacagcaacaggtctgggggaaaaaaagttcctgggacaaattgttccaggtaatttcggtggaaaagcggctatgaTGTGAAAGTTACCAGAAGACAGGTATATTTTAGGGACAATCAAAGTAAATCACCAGCGGTCACATTAACAGGGTCTATACTATACAAGACACAACGACACATACGGTAGTCATAATAATACAGTGTGAaaaacacttaatattcagtgcTATTATTGATCTAACTGCACTGACACTCAATCAGATGACAAAACctgaactgaattgatctgaataatgactctATTGTCTTCTGTTAAGCTTCTTTACTGCTGAATTTGAGTTTgactcatatttgatgaagtttcaTCATtgatttattactgtgaagctgctttgaaacgatctgGACTCTATAAAGAGTTGCAGAATGAAGCTGACTGGACTGGAAACAAAGCCTAGCATAATAGTGACGTGTCGTGGTGTTTCTGTTTCAGGTGTTTATGGAGCAGATGGGTGAGGACAAACAGGGTCAGATGATCGTTTATCACCTGATCGATCTGCTCAAGCGGAACTACCGTCTGCCACCTCCGGATGGGTGTCCTGCTGAGGTAAAGCCACCAGAACCTCAATCGAACACTCTTACAAATAAAGCCTcgatgaagaacctttaacttccacagaacctttccattgcgCTAGAGCAGTGatctcagttcctggagggctcTTTAGATGATCAAGTTCTTTACATAAAAGTgaactgaaaggttctttggggaacaaAATATGGTTCTTCTAAGGCAGGCatgggcaaactcggtcctgaAGGGCCGCTGTccctgtagagtttagctccaaccctaatcaaacacacctgaaccagctaatcaaggtcttcaagattacaggcaggtgagtttcaTCAGGGTTGcagagtttggacacccctgttctaAGGCATCACTGCATAACCCCCCCCCTTAGGAACGTTTATTTTTAGGAGTGTAACCAACCGGCCCAGAGCAGAGATACTTGACGCACGTCTCTTTTGCAGATTCACTCATTGATGAAGGAGTGTTGGGCGGCAGAACCGAGCGATCGGCCCACGTTCAAAGGTCTCGCTCAGAGAGTCAACGCCATCCAGGACAGCAGGTGCGTCTGACGAGCAGGAGAACATCTAACGCTTGAACCACAGAGCTGTTCTGTGTCTGTGGCCTTCAGTATCGTGTGGCCTTCCTTCAGTGTTTCTTGTTTTTCCTCTGGAATTCTGGGATGCTGCATGTTCTTTCACtatcaggggttttcaaactttctTGCAGGtgtttatgttcatttctaATGACCATTCATTCAGCGGGAGTACAACACATTATAAAGACGCAAACCATGTTATTAAATAattctttttaactttattttcaaTTCAGTTTGTAAGTAtttgtatgttgttgttttctctCCATTTTTTCATGAATTCCAGTTTGAAAATCCCTGGATGAACTGAACTTTCTCTAGAAGATCAGAAACACTTCTGCTGTTTTAGAGGCAGAAGTTTGTGTCCAGTATGGCGATCCAGACGCGTGCGGACGCTAGTGTTCATGGGAGATAGCCTATTAGACTGAAATGTCCTGCAGTGTGTCTTTAAAGGGCATGTTTGTGTACAGTAATTATGCATGCAGCCTCATATTCATTTGTAATATTAGTACATTTAcagcttgtgtgtgtgacgtTCAGATCAGAGTTTGTGGTGCGTCAGTTTGACGTCCTGAAGAGCGAAATACTGTGACAGTGTGTGTAAATCTGAGTGAGTTTATCACTAAAATATGGAAATCCTGTGAAAACGTCACATCAGCACCTGCTAATAATCACCatatttttagaatgttttttttctccgtGTACTCGTTTCTGATTAGGGATGTCCCGAGCCGATATCAAGGATCAGTATCGGGGCTGataaagcatgtttttaacTGATCGGTATTGGCTATCCTAAACCCGATCCTTTATTTTACATCAGCTGTCACGCAGATGTCGTGCAATAGGGGGCGGTGTGCAGCTTCAAGAGGGTTCGCCAACCTCCATTAAAAGGAAAagaagaagctcaaatgtgcgtGTGTAAATGAGGTCTGTTCTAGCGTGTCACACGCACATTCGAGCTTCCATGTTTGGCATATTTGACGCGCACTTTTGTAACAAATCACTTGGAAGtcatttattaacttttttattaacatttatttttatcttccGTCAGACTGAGACGTCGTGTCCTAAAGCACTGCTATCAAGAGTTCCTTCACTGAAAAGTGAAGCAAAAGCATTTCAGTCGCCCCCTGGTGGTTGGCCGCAGTATAGGTCAAAAACCCTGCCCTCTCCATGTACACAAATGGGACGCGAGCCAAaccaaaaaaaatccaattacacttaaaataatttttttccaaagatggtttcagTCATTTTAGGTATTTCTTATCATGCAGATGCATgttcaagtgtttgtttttccagTAAGTTTGGTTTCATTTAGTTGTTTGACACTATAAAAATGGGGTGCaacatcatgattgacagctgtgcttgCGAATGAGTCTGCAGAagcgggagtgtgggcgggacctCGATACCACGGCTCCACTACTGCACAGACTCAGGCTCCGAACGACGTTATCACAATGACCAGTCCTGGAatattttggcttcatttttctGCAGTGGAAGGAAGCAGAGACGCGACTGACATACTGGCATTCTGACGCCGCAAGCTTCATGCTTTCTAACCTtatctccatttttttttttctttttgttgcaATTATTATGCttattgtaaatataaaatacaaacattttatttcagtggtcccatattcattttcaatgttaGGGTTAGAGATTTTAGCTGCACAACAGAAACCTTCCAGATCATTTCATCATTTAATCTCAATCCTCACACTGGATCTTTCTCTCGTTTCTCCTGCATGGGCTTTTATTGAGCTTTTACTGAATCAGTGTGATTGCACTAAATGATtgtgttttataataattattattgcatttatttgtgatatttttgtGAGGTACACTGGTGTACTGAAGTTAAACAAATGTCCCAAAGACACAAGTGATGTCTACTTTTCTTAATATAAGATCAAGTTAATAAAACCATTTtgcaaataactgttttatttgtcgtcagtgtgtgtgtgtgtgtgtgtgtgtgtgtagaatgTCAGTGCTTAAGGATTTTTGATTTGAGAAATGAAATCATTATATGATCCCTGCCATCTCTAGACTGAACGTCCGCGTGCACAATAACGTGGTTTATATGAATTTAGCGAGACTTTAGCAACATTCCAAGACTACACTAACAGATGAACATACAAAAATACCAAAGTCACTTTAAgagtgttattctatagtctttgtctATACTGAGTTAAATGACTCATGATCAATTTTAAAACGCaagtttaaaacattctgaGGCGAGTTTAAAACGAAACCGTTATTTTAAAACGCGGAAAGCGTGTCACGTGACACTTCGCAGTCACAAGGCTTGTTCGCGATGCGCAGAACGATCGGCgtgtgacatcaaagtaccgcgagagctaTTAGAGAGAtacgactccttatgcttttgaatcgctctcgcggtactttgatcgTTCTGCGCAGCACCGGTGCATCTCGAAGAAGCCTACATAtagattttgtaatttttttctttttattcataatattcaAATGGATTATAAAATAACTGATATTCCAATTAAGCACATCTATTTAGGTAATTGGGTTTACACAAATTCATCTACCTCtcttaaaaacaaaagtgtGTAGCTGGTGAACTGAAGGATTATAAAATTCGGTCTGTTTGCATGCACAATGTGTGTTTGATGTGAATAAAACACCCAGTCAGTTTTGAAAAGTTAGACCTATTTCAATTATTAAATGGGCATCGGTTTATATTTTGACAAACTACCTGTTTTTGAATCTAttcatttctatttaaatgtctgaaacataAAATTGATATTATGTggttgataaaataaaaaaaaaaccgcgCGAAAGCAGATTTGACTTTGTGACTGATGACGCACTGAATGTTCTAATCACAGCGCGGAAGAGTTAAAAGTACATCGAATATTTCTGCACGGCGGCAGCAAAAACACTCGCGTCTTACCTTTCGATACTGCAAATGTGGCTGTGCGATCAGGATTAATACCGGTGAAGCTTCTGATTGTCATTTACATTCGGCTCCAGCCAGGATTCATTGATTCCTGTTTGATTATGTTTTCTCATTTGAATATTCTAATTTAGCGTAGCACGTCACTCACGCGAGATCtgcttttgaaatatatttttccccTCAGTCACAAACCGCATTCGACAACTTACACAAATTAAAtaacctttaaaataattttagaaataaatatggaaaaagaaaaaagcatgtTGAAACACAAAACTTTATTTCAAGTTGTTTCAGCGGCCTTGAAACAGGGTGTGTCTCGATCTTCCGAGGTCGTGAATCAGTACATCGTGTAGTTCGGACACTGGTAAGGACAGAAGGACCCTGTCCTCATTGTCAACATCACTGctatttatgaacaacagcagaactgatatctttctgatattattttttaaagtacagtatgataaatactttgcttgttacatacactctaaaaaatgctgggttaaaaacaacccaagttgggttgaaaatggacaaacccagcggttgggttaaatgtttgatcaacctgctgggtagttttatttaactgaactattgtttaaaaattactatattgctcacttgaacccaaaatatgttggaaattgaAAATCAGACACAGGCTAATTACTAAAGGcaacaataatcaaaaggtgaacatttattaataagcaatttaataaatgtttattgtttaattattattcattaaacttattaataaatgttcatttccaactaattttgggttcattttaagcaagaaatacagtcatttttaaacaatagttgagttaaatgaaactacccagcaggttaggcaaacatttaacccaaccgctgggtttgtccattttcaacccatttcagctgtaaataaatgtttgcTAGATTATGTTCACTATGTCTAgcaatgtatgtttatgctgaaatataattaaataatggtttgtattttaaaaagcatcTATCACTTGTCATTATGTTCAGTGCTTCAGAATACGCCCTGGTTTTCACGATGCATTGAGGGAATTTTTAGGGAGCGACAGTTTCGGTGCACTGGTAGGAATTTGAGATTAAAACAGCacttaaaatggccgactccctaatcagtgccctgactagtgaactagggagctgattgagacacatcCCAAATCTCCTcattaaagtcatcatgaaatcaaaatggaccattcttgtttttttttttttgtttttttgtttttacagaatattgcagtgtttaaaCTAAATTATGTATCATTATTGTTTTCAATCAAGTgtctcataatcttgaatcagaatatcttctccaacgagggcggggcaacctgtcactcacatgagatccaccaatagcaaaccacaaccatccaatcaattccccacagacaaaatcaagccccgccctacatttgttcttgtttgagaagcgtttcactcggatatacgacacaatagaaaagaaaagaacatcTAAACACTCAGAAATCTGAAGAAAAACCTTCTAACGAGAGGATCGACTGATTCCTGATTAATTTTGACATTCAATCTCTGGGACCTTCGAAAGATCCATGTTCTTGTTTGGACTGATTTATGCGTTTAAACTTCGAGCAcaatttattgctttattataaACCATATTTTCATCCGATGAGCCGCTTCAGTTCTGATAAACATTGACAATGAAACACTTTCATTCACAACAGAAGAATTGTTTATTCTGATTAATACTGTAACGAGGTGGTTTTACTGCGGTACAGCAGAGTAAAATCATGGCTCTCATGGCGTTTGCCTTTATTCATTTGGAGATTCTTGTGTATTCATGAATCATTGGCAGTAAAACATGAAAGTTGCAATCAAGACGTTGACGTTTATTAATGAGGTCAaaggaaataaatacaaatgaaagCAGTGGGACGGATCTAACAGTTCAGTGTGAgtccttcatcatcatcatcatcagtgaTTCTCAGCACAGGCGACCGATGTCGTTTTTCGTGCAGCCCTGATTACAGCACATTCCCGCCAGTCCCAGAGAGAAGTTCCTCTTGCTCCGGTCAGGACGGGGCCAGTTCGCGCTCGGCTCCCCGTCCGCAGCCGTCTGTACGACCCGCAGCAGCTCTGAGAGAGACGAGAAGAGCGGGACACCTTCATCCGGGCCCGGCGCAGCGTCCCGGTCCAGATACGAGTCCAGGAGCCAGTGACCTCCgagacaaacacaaacatgaacacaaatacAGCTTCAAAAAGAGAGTTTTCACAGTAGAACCACCATTtctaaaagaaccatttttctcttactgtgtgaagaacattttaataatataaagaaccttttgtgaaaTGGGAAGGTTCTAAAGAAGCCTTATTTAGTGATATTTCTAAAATCTATAGAACGTTTAATCAAACAGCTGTAAACAGTGATTCCTGTACGACATTATTGTCATTGATTATTGTatcatattgatatattattagAGCTCATTGCTCTAGAATTCATATTCTTGAATGTTTATCCATACTGAAATATAGACTAAGGAACATGGATTTTTGTCTTGTAATaggataaatgtatattttacactGAAAGGTGAGCTGTTTAAATAAGCCACAGCTTCTAATATCTCCGGGTTTTTTATTCAAACACTGATGAtcataatgatgatgatgaagtaCATACTGAGGCggttattgttattttagtatcatcaAGAGAccgttatttatattttttaataaagcctactgaattagtttttatttttgtattttccattttaattttagtgaaaATTTACGTAattctgtttttgttcatttttattagttattgtttttctaaacATATCTACAtcgggtttttttttcttcagtttttgttatttttagtacatcaagttaaactaaacgtaaatgtgaaatgttgctttggcaactttTAAGTTTatgttaattcattttatttcaaataacgatttttttgtagttttacttttagttaactataatagcCCTGGTAAAgaagatgatgatggtgatgaagtACATACTGTGAGGTGTGTCGGATCTCCTCCACCGGGATCCTCCGCACGTGAAGATCACGGCTCTGATGAACTCGCGCCCGCACAGTTTCACTCCGAAGTCTCTCGGTAAATCCGCCCGCTCCgcgcgctcacacacacacacgctgcacacacacaccagcacaACAGCCGAAAACACTCGAAACATCGTCAAGAACATTAATGtgattttataaaagaaaaaccGCTGAAGTTTCTCGAGCTGCTGGTTTCTGATGATTCTCTATCAGTTCACGGAGACTTTATACGAACTCGGACTGACGTCACTGACGCGCGCGCGCACGCTGACTGATAAACATCACCGAATTCTTTTCTACATCAATAACACCGACAGATCTTACTGATATAGATTATTATGGATATTACTCACTACTGACGAATGATGTCGGAGCACAAACGTGATTTAATGAGAATAATTTATTTCCAAAATATAGATTTCTTGTTTCATCATTTGGTCAGGAATTTtggaaaagaaaatcaaacgATCATAATATacaatcagttttattttcatgaacAGACATTGGCttcattttgaaagaaaaaaaaaaaaaaacagtccaaattaaatattttggttACGCATCACACACATATTCAAATAAACTCATCTACATAACATGTTTGggaaaaattaaacattaaaactgCTTTAAAGGTTTATTGTTGGACACACAGATCATGATCACTATAAAAACTGTTGGATGCTCTGTTACAACAATGAATAATTAAGTGTATTggaaatatacataatatatgcTAATCATGTTATTTTTCTTTGCAGGCAGTTTGAAACAATTAATAATTAGGCAATATGTGTGAACAAACACCTGAGAATCAACATGAAGCACAATAACACTGAAAACTATGACATTCCCAGAGCGTTCGGCTGAAATATTTCCGGAGAAGCGCCGATCGCTCTTAATTTGAGTGTTTCTCAGTGGAATTCCTGGTTCAGGTCGTTAGGACA is a window encoding:
- the rln1 gene encoding prorelaxin H1, with product MFLTMFRVFSAVVLVCVCSVCVCERAERADLPRDFGVKLCGREFIRAVIFTCGGSRWRRSDTPHSHWLLDSYLDRDAAPGPDEGVPLFSSLSELLRVVQTAADGEPSANWPRPDRSKRNFSLGLAGMCCNQGCTKNDIGRLC
- the jak2a gene encoding tyrosine-protein kinase JAK2a, whose amino-acid sequence is MALTTLVTMETSHVNGNAQSEKQASSAALQVHLYCCRDEPSALSYPPGEYVAEEICINAAKECGVSPTYCSLFGLMRERDRVWLPPNHIFKMEPSANETLLFRIRFYFPGWYGSGSNSARRYGVTKSSEAPVLDDITTAYLFAQWRSDFLSGAVSVPISLEFQEECLGLAVLDMMRLAKEKAKSPVDIYNHNSYKSFLPKNMRAHIQNQHFVTRKRIRFRFRKFIHQFGACKATPRDLKLKYVVSLETLQSAFYTERFHVNEPSTGNVTIVVGGNHGIRWSRGKEARDQEDLQVYCDFSDVIDISIKQGTKDGSVENRIVSINRQDSQTLELEFHSLSEALSFVSLIDGYYRLTTDTHHYLCKEVAPPRLLEAIQINCHGPVSTEFAISRLRRCENQRGVYILRCSPKDYDRYFLSFVVEYEGQLEFKHCLVVRSHSGEFVLNGAKCSFASLSELLQRYQKEALRSDRHVFQLSRCCPPRSKDKSNLLVCRNQTSDAHLSPSEFKHVNQMIFHKIHKEDLETRESLGQGMFTQVFRGVRRELGDYGEIHKMDVVLKVLDKSHRNYTESFFESASMMSQLSHKHLLLNYGVCVCAEEHIMVQEYVRFGSLDTYLKRNRNTINITWKLEVVKQLAWALHHLEEKNLIHGNVCARNVLVTREEDRKTGTPPFIKLSDPGISITVQPREFLLDRIPWVPPECVKDGKDLSLAADKWSFGTTLWEIYCGGEHPLAAYDACKKLLFYEDKHQLPAPKWTELASVINSCMDYEPLHRPSFRAVIRDLNSLFTPDYELLVESETLPSRNRPLGFAGAFENQDPTQFEARHLIFLQLLGKGNFGSVEKCRYDPLQDNTGEVVAVKKLQHSTAEHLRDFEREIEILRSLQHENIVRYKGVCYSAGRKNLRLVMEYLPFGSLRDYLLKNKERFNHMKLLLYASQICKGMDYLASKRYVHRDLATRNILVESEFHVKIGDFGLTKVLPQDKEYYTVREPGESPIFWYAPESLTESKFSVASDVWSFGVVLYELFTYSDKSCSPPAVFMEQMGEDKQGQMIVYHLIDLLKRNYRLPPPDGCPAEIHSLMKECWAAEPSDRPTFKGLAQRVNAIQDSRCV